From Echinicola soli, a single genomic window includes:
- a CDS encoding Kelch repeat-containing protein, whose translation MKLVNFLLALLGLLGTVSCAGDEEETSEGNWVRRSYFDGDSRSNAAAFSIGDRAFIMGGYTGDEYLNDFWEYNPAGDYWERRGDFPGTARSNAVAFSIDGKGYIGTGYDGTDRLKDFWEYDPDTDTWTEVASFGGTARYDAVGFSLTGKGYIGTGYDGSEQKDFWQYDPATDSWEQIISMGGAKRQGATAFVIDDIAYVCTGLNNGSYEFDLWALDGNTLEWTKKEDLDYDDDYLIYRSNGSSFTIGGYGYITVGSRGSIIGSTWEYDPSTDTWAEKTDYEGTFRTGASAFSVNGERAYVLLGKSSSLRFDDIWELEPFVDYDEED comes from the coding sequence GTGAAATTAGTAAACTTCCTCCTCGCTCTTTTAGGACTACTGGGCACGGTGTCTTGTGCCGGTGATGAAGAGGAAACATCAGAAGGAAACTGGGTCAGAAGATCGTATTTCGATGGGGATAGCAGGTCCAATGCCGCGGCTTTTTCCATAGGTGACCGTGCCTTCATCATGGGCGGCTATACAGGCGATGAATATTTGAATGATTTCTGGGAATATAATCCGGCTGGGGACTATTGGGAACGAAGAGGTGATTTCCCGGGTACCGCAAGAAGCAATGCAGTAGCCTTTTCCATTGATGGTAAAGGCTATATCGGGACAGGCTATGACGGAACGGACAGGCTAAAGGATTTTTGGGAATACGATCCCGACACGGACACATGGACGGAAGTGGCCTCTTTTGGTGGCACGGCACGTTACGATGCAGTGGGTTTTTCACTTACGGGAAAAGGTTATATTGGGACGGGCTATGACGGCAGCGAACAGAAAGATTTCTGGCAATATGACCCAGCGACGGATTCCTGGGAGCAGATCATCAGCATGGGTGGAGCCAAAAGGCAGGGAGCAACGGCTTTTGTTATCGATGACATTGCGTATGTTTGCACAGGACTCAACAATGGTTCCTACGAATTTGACCTGTGGGCTTTGGACGGTAATACTTTGGAGTGGACCAAAAAAGAAGACTTGGACTATGACGATGATTATTTGATCTATCGATCCAATGGAAGTTCCTTTACCATCGGCGGTTACGGATATATCACCGTTGGGAGCAGGGGATCCATAATCGGCAGCACTTGGGAGTACGATCCGTCCACCGATACCTGGGCAGAGAAAACCGATTACGAAGGCACTTTCCGAACCGGTGCTTCAGCGTTTTCTGTCAATGGGGAAAGGGCCTACGTGCTGCTTGGAAAGAGCTCCAGCCTTCGGTTTGATGATATCTGGGAGCTGGAACCCTTTGTGGACTATGATGAAGAGGACTGA
- a CDS encoding sensor histidine kinase, producing the protein MLEVRRKNTLKVIIHLLVLGIIMSPALSFLTDDNVRSVSLFYFSITNVGLLLFYLINVIWLIPKFILNSKYLQYACFFLLFMAVFVCLNHYFRDIPPEMFPKHHSNEMREFKKPPVNFHFFMPSLIRFLMIMGLGTSIELILQFEREKKKYEELEKQKIINELNFLKNQLNPHFLFNALNNIYSLARKKSEDTTPAILLLSDMLRYVLYESGKDKVTLGQEVDFIKNYVSLEKLKYHPEIAPKINCSFSIENEQYPIEPLLFVTLIENAFKHGISYLAPSFIMISIKENHKEILLSVINSVGAQKDGVFTNTNTEGVGITNLRKRMQLLYPGKHSFKQVYENSTFKSFLTIRK; encoded by the coding sequence ATGTTAGAAGTACGGCGAAAAAACACATTAAAGGTGATCATTCACCTGTTGGTACTGGGGATCATTATGTCCCCGGCACTTTCCTTTTTGACAGATGACAATGTCCGGTCCGTTTCGCTGTTTTATTTCAGTATCACCAATGTCGGCCTCCTTCTTTTTTATCTCATCAATGTAATATGGCTTATCCCAAAATTCATCCTAAATAGCAAATACCTTCAGTATGCATGTTTCTTCCTGCTCTTTATGGCGGTTTTTGTGTGTTTGAACCATTACTTCAGGGATATTCCTCCGGAAATGTTTCCTAAGCACCATTCAAATGAAATGAGGGAATTTAAGAAGCCTCCCGTAAATTTCCATTTCTTCATGCCTTCCCTGATCCGTTTTTTGATGATTATGGGACTGGGGACCAGTATAGAGCTGATATTGCAGTTTGAAAGAGAGAAAAAGAAATATGAAGAACTGGAGAAACAAAAGATCATCAACGAGTTAAACTTTCTTAAAAATCAGCTAAACCCTCACTTTCTGTTTAATGCTTTGAACAATATTTATTCTCTTGCAAGAAAAAAATCGGAAGACACTACCCCGGCAATCCTGTTGCTTTCCGATATGTTGCGGTATGTCCTTTATGAATCGGGAAAGGATAAGGTAACACTGGGGCAGGAAGTCGACTTTATCAAGAATTATGTGAGTTTGGAAAAGCTAAAGTACCATCCGGAAATTGCTCCCAAGATCAACTGCTCGTTCTCAATCGAAAACGAGCAGTATCCTATTGAACCTCTGCTCTTTGTCACCTTGATCGAAAATGCCTTTAAACATGGTATCAGTTATTTGGCCCCCTCTTTCATCATGATTTCCATAAAAGAAAACCATAAGGAAATCTTGCTCTCCGTCATTAACAGTGTAGGGGCTCAAAAAGACGGTGTCTTCACGAATACCAACACCGAGGGAGTGGGCATTACCAATTTGCGAAAACGGATGCAACTCCTCTATCCAGGAAAACACAGCTTCAAACAAGTGTATGAAAACAGCACCTTCAAAAGTTTTTTGACCATCCGGAAATGA
- a CDS encoding LytR/AlgR family response regulator transcription factor, with product MNINCIIIDDETLALDILEDYISKIPMLTLQGKFNSAIQAMDCIMRNKVDLIFLDINMPDINGIKFYEGLPHKPKVIFTTAYSEYAVKGFEINAVDYLLKPISFDRFFQAVSKIFNNTDMAKERNPKQLEESMAIKDHSSFIFAKVEHSTVKINLRDISCFEGFKDYVKIHLINESKPILTLNSIKHYEMSLFSKGFIRIHKSYVVSVDQIENISRNKVKLYNKDLFITIGESYRDFFYELVVRKNL from the coding sequence ATGAATATCAACTGTATCATCATAGATGACGAAACACTGGCATTGGATATTTTGGAAGATTATATTTCCAAAATACCCATGCTCACTTTGCAGGGGAAGTTTAATTCAGCCATTCAGGCCATGGACTGTATCATGCGCAATAAAGTAGACCTTATATTTTTGGACATCAATATGCCCGACATCAATGGCATTAAGTTTTACGAAGGCCTGCCCCATAAACCAAAGGTAATCTTTACCACTGCTTATAGTGAATATGCAGTTAAGGGGTTTGAAATCAATGCGGTGGACTATTTACTGAAACCCATCAGTTTTGACCGGTTTTTTCAAGCAGTGAGCAAAATATTCAATAACACGGATATGGCAAAGGAGCGGAATCCAAAGCAGCTTGAGGAGTCAATGGCCATTAAGGACCATAGCAGTTTTATTTTTGCCAAAGTGGAGCATAGTACCGTAAAGATCAATCTTCGCGACATTTCCTGTTTTGAGGGATTTAAGGACTATGTGAAAATCCACTTGATCAATGAAAGCAAACCTATCCTGACATTAAACTCCATTAAGCATTATGAAATGAGCCTGTTTTCCAAAGGGTTTATCCGCATCCATAAATCTTATGTCGTTTCTGTTGACCAAATTGAAAACATTAGCCGGAACAAGGTAAAACTTTACAACAAAGACCTATTCATTACCATTGGGGAATCCTATCGGGATTTTTTCTATGAGCTGGTGGTGAGAAAGAACCTTTAG